The Ananas comosus cultivar F153 linkage group 4, ASM154086v1, whole genome shotgun sequence region AATCCATTGAGAGATAGCGTTGTCTCTGTTTTGAGTATCACTTGATATGCGCCTCTACTAAATCTTCTCCACAAATAAGGAACTTGATCCGTTCAGAAGATTGAGACTATCAAGAATCACAAGAATACGCTTTCACTTTACCAAACTTTCACTTTACCATCCTATAATATCCACACCAAAACGGGAAAAGACCCTAGATTAATCATTTCCagcttattttcaaaatttagaaaaagtaTAAGACACACACTTGCAATTTATTCAGTAAGTACATAGAGAAAAGAATCTGCATCATCATTTCATTCTATATGCCTcttgatatataaaatattcaaatgtgATGTCCATTTTCCAGCTGACCTACAATTAGCTTCTACAGTAATCCTATGTCATTTAATACTTGCACATTCAAGATCAAGTCAGGTTTGTGGCCTGGTCAGGTTGCACCCAGCTTCTAAATCATTTCTTTAGAATACATAACCGCTAATATGTCATCACTGAGCCACCTCTAGTTTGTTTTGACGCATTGGCACAATATCAACAGCCTGATAATTGCTTTTAGCGGATGGATAAATAAGTTGATATATTCATCAGACAATTCAATCTGTCATCATGAACAACTGTAAACATAACGTAGCTTAGGAAAAGTAGtagaacttaaaaaaaaaagtttagccATACATGAACAAATAAATCAGGAAAGGATTGCTTTTAAATGAGTTCTAAGTGCAAAGGATATTAACAATTACCTGAAGCCAGTCGAACATTGTCATCAGGTACAGCATCACTGCCTCCGGCACCCATGTCAAAGAGTTCAACTCTCTTATTACCAAGGCTACTCTGATATCTGCCATAGTATCATAATGAGGAGACATTGGCATTAGTAAacaagaaaacttcaaaaataaaaaaaccaccGACTAAATTTTCAGACGAAAGACACATGAGCTGGAAAGATAGAGATGTGAAAGGTCAAGTTGAAGAAAAAGTCAAAAGCGGAATAATTGAAGAGTTTGATGAACAAtgaaaacttaataattttcttCCAGATATCTATATGTTAATCGGTTGACAGATATTTGGTGTTTATTTTAAAGCTCAAGCCTTAAGAGTAGTAAAAGGGCCAGAGACTTCTAGTTTGAAGTACAAAATTACTAGAAAAGAAGGCTAATTTAGCATCTGAAGACAAACTGTAGCATGATTGAATGCTacacaataaaagaaaacaaggaTAGCCAAGGAAAATACATCACTGCAAGCAACAGACTATTCCATAAGCTCGTCCACGGAAATTCTACTTAAATTGCTAAAGATATGAGACTTATGATGCACTCCCATAACGTCCTATCCTAAGCCAGAAGTTTAGCTTATTTTCAAGCAAGCAGACGAGAAGCATATGCTGGCAATATAGGTTTCCCAGCTTGAGTTGTTACCACAACTTTGTCACAATCCAATCTTCAATTTTGTCCATAATAATGTCATTACTTTGAGCATCTCCAGCTAATAATCTTTTTATTACAAATCAGGTCAGTTGGAGATGCAgttttagaaaatgaaaaaaaaaagtgtatgcAGCAAGTATTTTATACTTACGTTTTTCTCAAGGCGACATACGAGTTTAGCTCTTTTATCTGTCAAAAATGCAGTGAAAATCAATAgttaaatagaaacaaaaaagattaaaaatagcATTGAAACAAGAAGAAAATCACTTACCATGGATTGCTTCCTTTCATTAAGCTGTTTATTGACATCAGGAGGGTTTCGACTCTCCTCCTCCTTAAATACGCGGTCAAATTCTTTGATTAAACTGTTAAAAGAAGGATTTTCAATTAATAAGAATGCATGCAGCTTCAATCTTTGTTAGAATAGAACATGATGCAGAATCAATAAGGGATTCCTGAGTGATAAAAATATAGTGAATGTCATGCGGCATGGGATCCATGCGTAAGAACTTATCTGCATGTAATGAAGCTGAAAAAGTTCAATTAATTTCAATTACAATCAATAAATTGACAATTAAGTTTTATCAGACCAACCGCTTACACTCCCTCATTTGTCCAGTTAGCTCCTCCAAATGCTTAGACTGCCTATTAGCGTCTTTAATCTTGTCCAACTTCTGGAATCCATTcctgcaaaaaagaaaaaaagggaaaaagaaaggtAGGAACCTCATAGTCAGTCGAAACAAATTACAAACCTATTCATTACACTGCCACACTAGAGTGTGTTGATATCAACAATAAGTATTGAACGTGAAGGTTTACAAGAAGAATTTTACAGCACATATAGGAAGTATCGCTACATACCTTCATGGAACTAGAAATGTTTCTAAACAAGAAGTTGATATTGCTAACGCACCAAATGATagaaacttgaaaacggcaaaaGTTTATTTGGTAGAAGTGACTCAGATAAGAAACAAAGAAATAGATAAATTCCAACACAAGAGCATGTCGATAGCATGTTAAGGATTAGCTAAATCTAAATCAGAAATTCACATATTTCGAGAATTTGGTAACTTTTTAAGCTTTGTAGTTACATACGATAGAGCCAAAGAATGTTAATTTAATAACCATGCCAACTATACGAAAGTTAGTGGCTCTTTCACCttaatgtttgatattaatattaatCCCTAGAATCCACCGGAGAGACGAATTCTACATATTTCACTAAACATTAGCGAATCAAGGGATGCTTTTCGATTATACGACATTGAGTAATAATAATCAGATTGTACATCGCTTCTCTCCAATTTCACCGTAGAGCggcattacaaaaaaaaaaaaaaaaaaaaaagcacaatgCTCACGAATTACAAGCAAAATCTTCTTTTTGTTCATTAAAGCTTCCCAAATTGGAGAAACTGTCctaataattgaaaatatatagaataattaagggatcgagataaaaaaaaaaaccatactGGAGGGCTCGGAAGATGTCTTGGATCTCCCCGTCGAGCTGCTCCAGCTCCGCGCTCATCGCTACACCACTCGCCATTATCACCCCCAAGGATCACGATCCCTCCGCAGACACTGCCCAATCCGAAGCTCTACACCATGACCGACGTAGAACACGAAGCTCTCGATCAACACCGCGCGCTCGAATCCATCGTAGAGGAATCGATGACGGGagggggaagaggaaaagggtcGGGATCCGGaacggaaccctaaccctagacaaCGAGGAGATCTCGGAGGTGGGGTGAATGTCCAAACCCCGGCGAAGAGGATATCTAGGGCTCTTTTGAGAGacaggggagagggagagagagagaggagaatatTTGCATTTGCAATCGTTGAATAAATACGTGGCGTGATGGAGATCGGACGGTTGATAAATGATCGATATTTGTCTGAAATCGTGAGAGGAGGGAGGCGCACGATAGCGAGGGCAGTCGTTGGGCGGACAGAGTGGGTGTGAGGTGGAATGTGCTGTCCGCGTCCGGCTTTCGTATGGTCGACGCCGTGGGCCCACTCGGAGAAAGGACACCGGCACACGCGTTACAGTATTTGTCCGGCCCAATAACATTTTATACAGAAAAGGACTAATGGGCGGCCCAACATCCTTTAAATGGTTGagccaactttttttttttttttgagagataggtagcacactaccgtgcttcgtttatttcatttagaaataaatttagctagaaacgTGAataaactagaattcgaactaaggtctcggataccaaccaccaattccttcgccacttgctctagggacggtagGTGGGTTGAACCAACTCTTATCTGATCTTATTTTGGACAGTGCGACAATTCCTCTTGTGCTTGTTCCCGTTTATCTTAAGTAGATTTTTAAGTTGGAGATGCAAAGTACAATTCAAACTTGATTTGAGGTTGATTAATTTGAGAAACGAACTGGTACTGatccaaattaaaaaagaacaaaGTAAAATCCGGTAATTCTACAGAGCTTACACAATTAGGCACGAGTAGCAAATTTTTAACTATGTAGTGCATGTCTGGAATACATGACTCCACGTGACACTTCGTATTTTACAGGCAAAcattaacaaaaaaaactaaagaagtCATGCATCCTGTACTTCTCTAAGCATTCAGAGACTTCAGACTTGCAGGTCTATAGCATAGGTTCTttagttttactttttcttttcaatgtCTGAACCTGATCATTGATTCTAATTTGGATATTATTATAaggataattatatataaatagtataatatgtTCTGAATCCCATCATTGATTCTAATTTGGATATTAttataaggatatatatatacagaactaggctggaatactatcaataatactaagttatttgtgctattagtattttagcccttagattaagaaatgtacggttatgatgatatggcccacatagggttgagtgggtggttggctgaatagtataatctaacgagtaaaaataatcGAAAGAgttaatctaacggtagaaacttgatagcacaaagtgtttggggtgcgtttggttcgcgctatctttcaaagattcctagtaatccaataggaataaaaaaatatgacggtgtttggctaaacgcactaagtaatctagttggtaatattggattcacttgagaataagattcaccccaaagtactaatctcattctcttGAGGGAGGATGgctatcctcatattaatggattttggtaattataatatgtctaatctctttctttctccctacccgccggctaattgatattatttttctttacactctaatctcatatctctctctaaacttatctttctctctaaaatttaactttttttttctctctctaaactaagcttttctctctctttctaaaatctcaactctcttactccctctaatttcgactctatatctttttctatttttttaattatgttctctctctctctaaattatgctctctccttcttttttctaaaaagatgttgaaacttttaatagcattatctaaaattaattaaaaaataaataaattaattgtatattttttgtaatattaaataacatggctaaatAATAttaccgtacgaaccaaacataggaattccacattcttagtaatagaatgaataggaataagattctcggacatcttttcattcttagtaatctttcataatgcgaaccaaacgcacccttggtgctattgatagcatagcagctggactatatatatatatatatatatatatatatatatataattgtttcgggttcaaatttttggattcgggttcagattcgggtttcagatttttagtcaggttcggatttggatacggatttttaaaatctgtcgaGTTCAGATTTGGGTTCGGATcttgggtttggagtcgggttcgggttcggatttttgaaaattcgccctgaatccgacccgttgacatctctacacACAAGCTAGTTGAGTGGCTAAAATTAATACTAACAGACTGTTTTACCcttttgtaattttgattttactaaatattatttatcatttctaattttgtttgattCGAAATTTCGTGTAAACtatcaattataaattttttaaaaaaacttgaaaaataatttttataagcaAAAATCGTGAGTAGGTGGAGGCATAATACATGCATGCCTATAGGCTATAGCATAGTTATAGGTGAAGCATTGGAGTCTCCCTCTCCATCGTTGGAGAAGAAGTCCAAAATTTTCATGGCCTCCCTAATTTTCTTGGTGTTGATGATGTTCACGAGAGTGGTAGGAATTTTCCCAAAATTAATACCGGAAGAAaggtaattattattattattttttatttaaaataaacaaaaattaatttaatttgtaaataatttgaACAGTATTTTGAGGTTTCGGGTCTAGCAAAAAAGCTATTATGCAGACTCCTGTAGCTTATGAAAAATAGCTATTACAGTGATAGGtataagtatggggataagaaaaatagcgtttggatgaaaattggattgtttccggagataagaaaaataacgtttggatagataatatggaataaaaaaaattgggttgtttccggACACAAGCCTCGACCCAAATTACTTGAGGGAAGAGGCATTGAATATATTAAACATCTTCCTTATTTGCACAAATTCTTCACCAGTATTGAGGCCAAAGATTCTGCACCAGTATTGAGGCAAAATATTTGTGAAGATGCTTGAGGGTAAGATAATCGTTCGAGTCtcattcttattattatatacttaGTTGAAGTTTCTGGAgcaatatatatgtttttggcATTTAAGCATATATTGAATAACAGTTGAATAACTAACTAATATATCTATCCATTCACGGGATAAAAaacaatattatttattttttatatttgtaatatattatattacaaatatttattacaaatgtatatttataatatatattacaaataaataatatatatatatatatatcataaatgAATGACATATATTATCATaaacataatatttatattaatatatttatttatatatctatttatctaataaaataaagagaagaataaTTAAAGTTGTTCTTAGTTATTCTATGATACCTTGAATAGATATATTGTAACACTAAAAGAAGAAATTACTAATTGGCGAGAAAAGAAGCAGTAACTTCTATAAAGATCAATTGGATGCCGTAAGCACAAaatgttttaataaaataaataaagattccAAATAAACATATGGCCTTCTTTGGACACTTCATTCTTGAGTTAGtcgttataatatattttttttacatccgATAAAAGTGTTCTTATTTTatagcattttattatttttctttgcgGGTTATATGTTCTACAACAGTAGGGAAATCTGATTATGTTGGTGGACATAAACCTTGGCCCAAAATTCTCGAGGGAAAATCCCTTGAATATGTTAAACGTCTTCTTTATTTGCAGAAATTCGTCACCAATATTGAGGCTGAAGATGTCCGATGTTGTGAAGATACTTGAGGGTAAGTTGATCGTTCAAATCTCATTCTTGAAAGGAGCAAGGAACAATGAAGTGGACCCAAGTTAAGAAGAAAGCATATCATTTGATAACGGAGGACTTCCTGGCTCAGTTATAAGCATATCATTTGATCACTACAAAAGCAGGTCACCTTTTTATAAAAGATGCATCACTACCgtccattttaaaaaatttaaggtcTAAGATTTATTTAGTGTATAGGAGCATTGCTCTAATTATTAACTTAAAGATTAGGTAATACACACATCATCATACATCATCTGTTAATTGAGaggcttttatatatatacacagctAGTGCGGTGCTAGTAGCTAGTGTTTTTTTCTTGTGTGTCATCTTAATTACGTTGAGTTGTAGTTGCTTTAATTTTGTATGTTATATTTGCATGCGTAGATGATGGAGTTGGCTTACTTCGGGATGGATGTCACAAAAAGGAGCCTCTGTGGATAGTCTTTGTCATGTCTGGTACCATCAACCTTACATCGACCTTGATGGTATCATCGTTCAAAATGATTGATGGCCGAGGACAGGGCGTCAAAATTACAGACAAAGGTTTACGATTGGAAAAGTCCGAACACGTAATCATTTGCAACCTACAATTCGAGGGTGGCGATAAAGAAAATGTCGATGCTATCCAAATTAAGTCCAAATCAACAAACATTTGGATAGTTCGCTGGAACTTGCGCAACTATGCTGACAACCTAATCGATGTCAGCCACGAAAGCACCAATATTACTATTTCCAGGTAATTAAGCAATTAAAGCCAATCGATCGATGCTTTAATTAATATTCTACTTAATTATTTgcattaatataaataaatagtacTTGCTATATATTCTTTCCCGATTCATTTAATGAGTAAGTGTTGTTTTGAAATGCACGATAAAACAATGCTCATCGGAAGGAGCCCCGACGACATAGGCGATCGATCCATTGCCGTAACGATACATTGTTGCTTTTTCGACTCCACAATTTAGTGACATCCACGAGTCAAATTTGAAAAAGTATATCTTTACAACAACTACACTAAAAGCTGGGGCATTTATGTTGTCATGACTTCGTCGAAGCTCAAGTATATATATGCAATCTTGATATTTCGGTGCTCGCAACGCCCTTTGAATCTTCCTATACATTACAAATTAAACTACTTCTTAAACTCCTTCCCAGTTTGCGTGTATAACAGATCGTGTCTCAGAACAACATATAAGAAGCAGGGAAAAAGAAGATTGtctttgaatataaatttgaaaaggtATTGTACGTACATACAACGTTTtccttttacttttcttttttttcttcaaaaaaagataaagatataaacttatatttatagaaatttgaagtgatttttatatatttttgaggaTCCTCATACGCCATACACGATCATAAATATGTCCTACAAGAGTAATAAATAGCTTGGAATTTTCAAATAGATTTTGTTAACTCAAAAACTTCACTTGTTCAGATGTAGACATATAAGCTATAGCTATAGGCATTAACCATTTTGAGAAATAACAATAAAGTTCATAAAGGAAAAGTAATATTTATTACCgacaaatatttattatcaataaatatttattgCTGATTAACTAGTCTGTACTAATAGcttttcttcatttttattaataacaaatatttattaCCGACAAATATTAATAGAATaatcctgaaaaaaaaattaatgaaaaaaaaataaaaagagccATACATTTTATACACTATGTTAACCCTTAGAGTCAAAAGGTGAGATGACGATTGTTTTGAATTGCTAATTTAAAGACTTCACTTGCTCAGAAGTAGATATACCGGATATTGCTATAGGCCTTAACCATTTTGAGAAATAACAATAAagtttataaagaaaaaataatatttattaccAACAAATATTTATTACCGACTAGCTAAGTAATATCTCTTCATCATTTTTattaataacaaatatttattatcgacaaatattaatagaataattttgaagaaaaataaatcaacaaaaaactAAAAGAGCCATGCATTTTGTACTTGATTCAAAATGCGTATGCTATAAATGTTACCTTTATTCATCAGAACCTTACTTTTCAGACAAAACCATATAATAGGGCCAACCTCACAATAATTAATGTAATGAAAAGGAAGATTCTGATGAATAAAGTTAACATTTATAGCAGACGCATTTTGAATCATTGTAATGTGTGTTTGTGGATAATTAATGTGCAAGATTAGAGACAGTAGAATCAAGGCACAGTTcaatgattatatataatttttatttagccATTGATGATCTAATATTCacataaaaatatatcataGTAATTAATTTATGTATCGGTGAAAACTTATGCATGCAAATATCAGAGGCCTAGAGTTGCAAACAGGGTACTTAAGTTTACGACAGATAAAGGCTGCCACCAACAACTTTGATCCTACAAACAAGATAGGTGAAGGAGGTTTTGGTCCCGTACACAAGGTTTAAGTAACATAAAACtcataaatatagttttttccCTTTATCTACTGTCCTTTGTTAATTATCTGTCTGTTCTTTCAAACTCTTATAGGCTGACTTAATATTATGttgtatatttaattttttttaaaaaaatttcagggCGTACTACCAGATGGATCTGAAGTTGCCGTAAAGCAACTCTCATCTAAATCGAAGCAAGACAGTAGGGAATTTATCAATGAAGTAGGCCTGATATCGGCTCTACAACATCCAAATCTAGTGAGATTATTTGGATACTCCATTGATGGAGACCAATGGTCTATGAATACATGCAAAACAACAGCTTAGCAAGGGCTTTGTTTGGTTCGTTCTAAACCTAACTATAATTCTGAtccataattttattaatcattaattcAGTACCATGTTTatgttctttttgttttattggAAAAAATAGTTTTGCTAACTAATAATTGTTTGAAAATTTCAGGTGTTGAAAAAGATAAGCAGtatttggattgacgaatgagAAGGAAAATAGGCCTTGGGGTTGCTAGAGGCCTAGTGTACCTTCATGAAGAGTCACGACTAAAAATTATTCATCGTTACATCAAAGCGACAAACATTTTACTTGACAAGGATCTAACACCAAAGATAGCCAATTTTGGTCTAACAAAATTGGATGAAGAAGAACATAGTCGCATTAGCACGTGCATTGCAGGAACCATGTAAGTAAAATTTCCTtggttgtttaaaaggcttaaCTAATGGATATGTGATTATAAAAAAGTTTTTGAGAGATATACTCTTGTAAACAATGTTAGCCTCGAAATTATCGACTAACTGTTTTTTTCATTGACTTACGAAATTTGTTCAAAAAGTTCAATAAagaaaatacataaataaagaTGATATTTAGTACAGTTTTAGTCACCAATGACATGGCTAGTGTTCTGTAAATTTTATTGATGAGTCATTGTATTAGTGATctttttttacatctcatttttgACTCGTAGTGTATTCTTCACTGCTCATAAGGCTGAAAGCAACTTTGGGTTGCGCTCTTCTTTACTTTtctgtcctttttttttactcccTTAGAATTTATGCTCTTCATGTTTAGTTGTTTGAAAAcgttaaaaaaactaaaaatttagcTACTATTTTAGGACAGCATATGTGATGCAAGCTTTCAACAAGACAAAACATTTTAGCTACTGTTTTAGGACTTCAACCTGCACTTCCCTTATTTTGTTGATTTCAATGTATTCTTTGGTTATAATGAATtgcacataataattttttgatcatGCAGAGGATATATGGCCCTAGAATATACAATAAGAGGTTATCTGACCGAAAAGGCTGACGTGTATAGCTTTGGTGTTGTTATACAGGAGCTAGTCAGCGGAAAGAGTAACACATCCTATCGACATAAGGAATACGTAACTCTTATTGACTGGGTAAGTTTAAAATTACTATCTTCATAtggtaaaataaacaaaaaatgcaTCAATAATGAACCTAATTGCATCTTACCATTCTTCTCCATAGATTGCAGGCTCATGTTCTACAGCAGCAGGGAAACTTGATTGAGCTAGTGGACGCAAGCCTCGGCTCGGAATACGCGAGGGAAGAGGCTTTAATTATGTTAGACCTCTCCCTTGTCTGCACAAATTCGTCACCAGTATTGAGGCCGAAGATGTCCGATGCCGTGAAGATGCTCGAGGGTAGGATGGTCGTTCAAGTCCCAATCTTGAAAGGAGCAGAGCACAATGACGAGGAGCCGAGTCAAGAAGGAGATATATCATTTAATGATAGATGGACTGATACTTCTGTGAGAGCGCCTTCCGACCATAGCGGAGAAATAGAAGAGATTCCGCTTGCTGATCAAGTAGCAGAAACAATTTAAATTCCACAGtaaagtttgtattttttttgtgcTAGTCTTATTTCATGTGTATATCTGCTATTATATTTTCACTGTCGCCACAGAACTCTGTTAGGATGTGTTTGTATTAACCCCTGTTATCATGATGTAATGTTCCTGGACGAATAGTAGCAGTAATCTGGCTAAAACTCTGTTTGGATGTGTTTGTATTAACCAACACCTATTATCAGGATGTAATGTTCTGGACGAGTCTAAGACACCGATGATTCTTCAATGATTGCATTCTCTCTGCTTACAACTGTTATTTTTAGACTCTTCTTATATTGTAGTAACATACGGAAATAGGCCTCAATGTGTGAAAACTTGGGGCTACTGGACTGAGCTTGACTTAGTCTCCTTCTCATTGTGCTAAGAGTTTTGAGTAATGTTATGACTAATCATGTCCCGTTCATGTATTACCTGATCCAAAAGCGGGACTATGCATTGGCGGATGAGAAAGACAGAGCATGAAATGGGGAAGCTGCCGCTGGTGGGAGTCTGCACGGCTGCTGGTCTCATTCTCATAGCAAGGGATCGTGGCACTCCTTAGCCCCTGATGGCGCCCGCCGCTGCCTGAAGAGTGAAACAGAGAAAAACAATGATGGAGCAATCTCTGGACGTGTTCATGATCTTCCTATCTATTAATTATCCATGGATGGGAGCGAGGTCTAATCGTTGTGTGGTGTACaaactatatagtatatactgtAGTAGAACGAGAACTGCCTCCCAGTACAAATTTGTAACAGTTCGTTCTTCTTTGaacatgattaattaataaggcGAGTGGTCTGTATACTACGTAATGATGATTGGTGCACATGAAATGTGACCAACAAATTCATGTGACCTACGAGGACTCAAAATTTAGGAAGATTTCTATGCCAACTTCCTGAAAATGTGGCACTATGGCGGAGTCGCTGGAGGTAATGTAGACCAAACACCTATAAAGATTTTAGTTAATTCTGAttattaaaagaatatttttatttaaatattttttaaaaaaattaaaaaaatggagaaaatcGTATTAGATTTTGTTAAGTTTAATTTGTCTATTAAATGAAatcttaaaatataagtttacttgaaaatttgaaagtattttttttacaaagaaaattgatgaaatttgatttgtatgtgaaattaataaattttagttaaactttaattatctaattttaGCACGCGCGGGCAAtaatataattctatatatatatatatatatatatactacttataaaagcgtgagttttgaaattttttccttcccaaaaatgtctctatcttttttactaatattgtcAAGTCCAGTAAATTTCAACCactcattttaaataaatctttaaataataatttattcttaaatatagatcttaagttttcgccattagatctcatccaacgaataaaaataaaagtatctgtcatttTTGTTGACCTCCTATCTACGCCGCGtttctcatatttttttttttctacccaccatacgtaaaactaaatttatctcttatctaaCGTAATACCCGTCAATCATACAATACATTCGCtaataccccaaatcaaaactaaatcgttaattaaatataattttaaatatttttaacaaaatattcaatatttaaataatgcgTCGTAAAagcatagaatattttttaaaaaaattaataccagtccaatcaaaacaaaatccttaattaaatataattttaaatatttttaccaaaatattCAACACCAAAATATTCTCCGtgttctcaaatataaaatatattttatctattttaaataaatcttcaaataataatttattctcaaatatagatcttaagttttcgccattggatctcatccaatgaataaaaataaaagtatctattgacaaaaatatctt contains the following coding sequences:
- the LOC109709340 gene encoding novel plant SNARE 13-like isoform X2, with the protein product MASGVAMSAELEQLDGEIQDIFRALQNGFQKLDKIKDANRQSKHLEELTGQMRECKRLIKEFDRVFKEEESRNPPDVNKQLNERKQSMIKELNSYVALRKTYQSSLGNKRVELFDMGAGGSDAVPDDNVRLASEMSNQELIDAGRKKMDETDQAIERSKMVVEQTIDVGAQTAANLKGQTEQMGRIVNELDTIQFSIKKASQLVKEIGRQIVHPNNKNIRDIPGLAPPAPTTRRLLSAEAFQGF